Proteins co-encoded in one Zootoca vivipara chromosome 3, rZooViv1.1, whole genome shotgun sequence genomic window:
- the RAB10 gene encoding ras-related protein Rab-10 isoform X1, producing the protein MAKKTYDLLFKLLLIGDSGVGKTCVLFRFSDDAFNTTFISTIGIDFKIKTVELQGKKIKLQIWDTAGQERFHTITTSYYRGAMGIMLVYDITNAKSFENISKWLRNIDEHANEDVERMLLGNKCDMDDKRVVPKAKGEQIAREHGIRFFETSAKANINIEKAFLTLAEDILRKTPVKEPNSENVDISSGGGVTGWKSKCC; encoded by the exons ATGGCGAAGAAAACCTACGACCTGCTCTTCAAGCTGCTGCTGATCGGCGACTCGGGCGTGGGCAAGACCTGCGTGCTCTTCCGCTTCTCCGACGACGCCTTCAACACCACCTTCATCTCCACCATcg ggATAGATTTCAAGATCAAAACAGTTGAATTGCAAGGAAAGAAGATCAAACTGCAGATATG GGACACAGCAGGACAGGAACGGTTTCACACCATCACCACCTCCTACTACCGAGGTGCCATGGGAATCATGCTAGTGTATGACATCACCAATGCCAAAAGCTTTGAAAACATCAGCAAATGGCTCAGAAACATAGATGAG CATGCCAACGAAGATGTGGAGAGGATGCTGCTAGGTAACAAGTGCGACATGGATGACAAGAGGGTGGTGCCCAAAGCAAAAGGCGAACAG ATCGCAAGGGAGCACGGTATTAGGTTTTTTGAAACTAGCGCAAAAGCAAATATTAACATTGAGAAGGCATTCCTCACGTTAGCAGAAGACATTCTTCGAAAG ACCCCTGTAAAAGAGCCCAACAGTGAAAATGTAGATATCAGCAGTGGAGGTGGCGTGACGGGATGGAAGAGCAAGTGCTGCTGA
- the RAB10 gene encoding ras-related protein Rab-10 isoform X2, with protein sequence MLKETVKTKKLLLALLEWKNGNTKGIDFKIKTVELQGKKIKLQIWDTAGQERFHTITTSYYRGAMGIMLVYDITNAKSFENISKWLRNIDEHANEDVERMLLGNKCDMDDKRVVPKAKGEQIAREHGIRFFETSAKANINIEKAFLTLAEDILRKTPVKEPNSENVDISSGGGVTGWKSKCC encoded by the exons ATGTTGAAAGAGACTGTGAAAACCAAGAAATTGCTGTTAGCTCTTTTGGAGTGGAAGAATGGGAATACAAAAG ggATAGATTTCAAGATCAAAACAGTTGAATTGCAAGGAAAGAAGATCAAACTGCAGATATG GGACACAGCAGGACAGGAACGGTTTCACACCATCACCACCTCCTACTACCGAGGTGCCATGGGAATCATGCTAGTGTATGACATCACCAATGCCAAAAGCTTTGAAAACATCAGCAAATGGCTCAGAAACATAGATGAG CATGCCAACGAAGATGTGGAGAGGATGCTGCTAGGTAACAAGTGCGACATGGATGACAAGAGGGTGGTGCCCAAAGCAAAAGGCGAACAG ATCGCAAGGGAGCACGGTATTAGGTTTTTTGAAACTAGCGCAAAAGCAAATATTAACATTGAGAAGGCATTCCTCACGTTAGCAGAAGACATTCTTCGAAAG ACCCCTGTAAAAGAGCCCAACAGTGAAAATGTAGATATCAGCAGTGGAGGTGGCGTGACGGGATGGAAGAGCAAGTGCTGCTGA